In a single window of the Nitrospirota bacterium genome:
- a CDS encoding site-specific integrase: MSLYRRSDSRIWWVSFNVRGVRKRISTGATNRKKAKLVQAKILADVQEDRWFERERAKSITFRQMAEKYVSRYKRQRDEHTLKHLLPYFGDMTLSEITAEGVEDYILDRDESEKRPAPATIYQEYSLGRRMFNVARKRWKWTSANPFADVEFSELLEIRNRRDRWLKGDEEARLLARADSHDLKDVIVFALQTGCRRGEILSLDWRKNIDFKRSLVTVQASKRGMLKTIPMSDSLYRMLVRRSTVQHISGRVFAMTGHGLRHVFLKCVKKAGIEDFRFHDLRHTFATRLVQNGVDIYRVKELMGHMSVKTTERYAHHYPESLRSSVKVLDSCHDLVTVG; this comes from the coding sequence ATGAGCCTCTACAGGAGAAGTGACAGCAGGATCTGGTGGGTGTCTTTCAACGTCAGAGGCGTGAGGAAAAGGATCTCAACGGGCGCCACCAACAGGAAGAAGGCAAAGTTGGTTCAAGCGAAAATACTTGCCGATGTTCAGGAAGACAGATGGTTTGAGAGGGAAAGGGCGAAGTCCATAACCTTTCGCCAGATGGCTGAAAAGTACGTGTCCAGGTACAAGAGACAAAGAGACGAACACACCCTGAAACACCTGCTCCCGTACTTCGGCGATATGACCCTTTCCGAAATCACGGCCGAGGGCGTGGAAGACTATATCCTTGACCGGGATGAGTCGGAGAAGCGCCCGGCGCCGGCGACCATCTATCAGGAATATTCGCTGGGCCGACGCATGTTCAATGTAGCCAGGAAGAGATGGAAGTGGACATCTGCCAACCCCTTTGCGGACGTTGAATTTTCAGAGCTGCTGGAAATTCGAAACAGGCGTGACAGGTGGTTGAAGGGCGATGAGGAAGCCCGGCTCCTGGCCCGGGCCGACTCGCACGACCTGAAAGATGTTATCGTCTTTGCCCTTCAGACCGGCTGCCGACGGGGTGAAATCCTTTCCCTTGACTGGAGGAAGAACATCGACTTCAAGCGCAGCCTTGTCACGGTTCAGGCCTCCAAGCGGGGAATGCTGAAGACCATCCCCATGTCGGACAGCCTTTATCGGATGCTGGTTCGCCGCAGTACCGTTCAGCACATTTCCGGCAGGGTCTTTGCCATGACGGGCCACGGCCTTCGTCACGTCTTTCTAAAGTGCGTGAAGAAGGCCGGTATCGAGGACTTCAGGTTCCACGACCTCCGGCACACCTTTGCCACGAGGCTGGTGCAGAACGGCGTGGACATCTATCGGGTCAAGGAGCTCATGGGGCACATGTCCGTGAAGACGACGGAGAGGTACGCCCATCATTACCCGGAGAGCCTGAGATCCTCGGTCAAGGTCCTCGATTCGTGTCACGATTTGGTCACGGTCGGTTGA
- the cas5c gene encoding type I-C CRISPR-associated protein Cas5c, producing MNDRTGKQSQLFKLKVWGRNACFTRPEMKVERVSYDVMTPAAARGVLEAILWKPAIRWHITQIDVLKPIKWESVRRNEVGAVMSPRTSGLFIEDERQQRAGLLLRDVAYNVHAYFEMTEWAGVVDNLAKFEEMFQRRARKGQCFHRPYLGCREFAADFAPVNGDMPTPIDESRNLGWILYDMDFSGKEPMPRFFHAKLEKGSVKVPAFDSKEVRG from the coding sequence ATGAACGACCGGACTGGAAAACAAAGCCAGCTGTTCAAGCTCAAGGTATGGGGGCGGAACGCCTGTTTCACGCGACCAGAGATGAAGGTTGAGAGGGTCTCCTACGATGTCATGACCCCAGCTGCCGCCCGAGGGGTGCTTGAGGCCATTTTATGGAAACCGGCCATTAGGTGGCATATTACACAAATCGATGTGCTAAAACCTATTAAGTGGGAGTCGGTCAGGAGAAACGAGGTCGGAGCCGTCATGTCCCCCCGTACTAGTGGTTTGTTCATTGAAGACGAGCGGCAGCAGCGGGCGGGACTCCTTCTGCGGGACGTGGCTTACAACGTACACGCTTATTTTGAGATGACGGAATGGGCAGGGGTCGTGGACAACCTCGCCAAGTTCGAGGAGATGTTCCAGAGGCGGGCCAGGAAGGGACAGTGCTTCCACAGGCCGTATCTGGGCTGCCGCGAGTTCGCCGCCGACTTCGCGCCCGTTAACGGCGACATGCCGACCCCCATCGATGAAAGCCGTAACCTCGGATGGATACTTTATGACATGGACTTCAGCGGAAAAGAACCTATGCCCCGTTTCTTCCATGCGAAGCTTGAAAAAGGCAGCGTAAAGGTTCCGGCCTTTGACAGCAAGGAGGTGAGGGGATGA
- the cas3 gene encoding CRISPR-associated helicase Cas3': MNSPDEPVAHIAQSGRIHPLFEHLKKTAELAAEFAEELNASEWARLAGLWHDMGKYSGEFQAHIRGKPGRVDHSTCGAVKACETFDVAGRILAYIIAGHHAGLPDWQTEASGMSGLAQRLDKRIPTSHPPEDLLTKKLPLEKPRPGTDPSMWIRMLFSCVVDADFLDTEASMEPDRGKIRGRYPALDKLLPLFSAYMEKKTKEANPTEVNAVRAEILKQCVSMASEKPSIFSLTVPTGGGKTLSSMAFTLNHALKYSKRRIIYVIPYTSIIEQTADQFKDIFGDTVLEHHSNINRPETEDETFRKSKLASENWDAPIVVTTTVQFFESLYASRPSRCRKLHNIVNSVVILDEAQLLPPDLLNPILKALTELHKNYGVTLLLSTATQPAFGPHSSDFSFEGLPDMKEIIEDPKSLHEKLKRVKVNVPTSLSSEVSWEELAMELSGFKTVLCIVNKRDDCRKLYRLMPEDTVHLSALMCGAHRSKVIAEVKQRLKDGVPTRVVSTQLVEAGVDLDFPVVYRAIAGLDSIAQAAGRCNREGLLKEGEVFVFVPQSKTPPGILRQAAEIGRRLLDERVDDPLAPEQFTAYFKELYWIHGDRLDAKGILADLAPDSQLRFSFRTAAEKFHIIDESQYAPAFVRYDEGEELVNLLLNKGPQRWLMRKLQRYVVNIPKYVLNILKGAMEIEEPFPGIYIQSNMGRYDEALGLIYDEKEFSPDDLIV, translated from the coding sequence ATGAACAGCCCCGATGAGCCGGTCGCCCACATTGCCCAAAGTGGAAGAATCCATCCTCTATTTGAGCATCTTAAGAAGACTGCCGAGCTGGCCGCGGAGTTTGCTGAAGAACTCAACGCTTCCGAATGGGCTAGACTTGCGGGCCTGTGGCATGACATGGGAAAGTATTCCGGTGAGTTTCAAGCTCACATCAGGGGGAAACCTGGCAGGGTAGACCATTCGACATGCGGAGCTGTCAAGGCATGTGAAACATTTGATGTAGCCGGGCGTATACTTGCCTATATTATTGCAGGTCATCATGCTGGCCTTCCCGACTGGCAGACCGAAGCTTCCGGAATGTCGGGACTTGCGCAGCGATTAGACAAGCGCATTCCCACATCCCATCCGCCCGAAGATTTATTGACAAAAAAACTTCCTTTGGAGAAGCCAAGGCCGGGCACTGACCCGTCCATGTGGATAAGGATGCTTTTCTCCTGCGTTGTGGATGCTGACTTCCTGGATACCGAAGCTTCTATGGAACCTGATAGGGGAAAGATTCGAGGCAGGTATCCGGCGCTGGATAAACTTCTCCCGTTATTCAGTGCATATATGGAAAAGAAGACAAAAGAAGCGAATCCTACAGAGGTCAATGCAGTCAGAGCAGAGATACTGAAACAGTGTGTCTCGATGGCATCAGAGAAACCATCCATTTTTTCGCTCACCGTTCCGACCGGCGGGGGCAAGACGCTTTCCTCGATGGCCTTCACCCTAAACCATGCGCTTAAATATAGTAAACGGCGCATAATATATGTTATCCCTTATACCAGTATTATTGAACAGACCGCAGACCAGTTCAAAGACATATTCGGCGACACGGTCCTCGAACACCATAGCAACATCAATAGACCTGAGACAGAAGACGAGACTTTTCGAAAAAGCAAGCTTGCCTCCGAGAACTGGGACGCGCCCATCGTAGTTACCACAACGGTTCAGTTTTTCGAGTCCCTTTACGCTTCTAGACCAAGCAGGTGCAGGAAGCTCCATAACATCGTAAACAGCGTGGTAATTTTAGACGAAGCACAGCTGTTGCCTCCGGACCTTCTTAATCCGATTTTGAAAGCCCTTACGGAGCTTCATAAGAATTATGGTGTGACTCTGCTATTGAGCACGGCTACCCAACCGGCTTTTGGTCCTCACAGTTCTGATTTCAGCTTTGAGGGCCTTCCGGACATGAAAGAAATCATCGAAGACCCTAAATCGCTCCATGAAAAACTGAAGAGGGTAAAAGTAAATGTACCCACCAGCCTTTCAAGTGAAGTCTCATGGGAAGAACTCGCAATGGAGCTTTCAGGGTTTAAGACCGTCCTGTGCATTGTAAACAAGCGTGACGACTGCCGAAAGCTTTACCGCCTGATGCCTGAAGATACGGTGCACCTGTCGGCCCTGATGTGTGGCGCGCATCGCTCTAAGGTTATTGCGGAAGTTAAGCAGCGTCTTAAAGATGGAGTACCGACCAGAGTCGTCAGCACGCAGCTTGTAGAGGCTGGGGTTGACCTCGATTTTCCAGTAGTCTATCGGGCAATTGCGGGATTGGACTCTATTGCCCAGGCCGCAGGCAGATGCAACAGAGAAGGGCTCTTGAAAGAGGGAGAGGTTTTTGTGTTTGTCCCTCAAAGCAAGACGCCTCCTGGGATTTTAAGACAGGCTGCCGAGATAGGCCGCCGACTTTTGGACGAAAGGGTTGATGATCCGCTTGCTCCGGAACAATTTACGGCCTATTTCAAGGAACTCTACTGGATTCACGGCGACAGGCTCGATGCCAAGGGCATTCTGGCGGACCTTGCGCCCGACAGCCAGTTGCGTTTTAGTTTCAGGACTGCGGCCGAGAAATTTCACATAATCGATGAATCGCAATATGCGCCTGCATTTGTCAGGTACGACGAGGGTGAAGAGCTTGTAAATTTACTGCTTAATAAAGGCCCTCAAAGATGGCTTATGAGGAAGCTCCAACGATATGTGGTCAACATACCAAAATATGTGCTGAACATCCTAAAAGGAGCCATGGAGATCGAGGAACCATTTCCGGGCATATATATACAATCGAACATGGGACGCTATGACGAGGCACTCGGCCTCATTTACGATGAAAAGGAATTCAGTCCGGATGACCTTATAGTTTGA
- a CDS encoding replication-relaxation family protein yields MAFLTERDLDLFLVMSLGVARLDMISRFLKEAGYEITESALLKRLSILKKARYVASYRYNEPTKHGTFAVYSLTEKSVRELAAMDHPIEFIRAGLPRNYFMQHEVAVTAVLHAMEIERIKGMYEFHFLDSSRLKQMADTRSRKNVPDLRVSFSYRDKTRAGPFLFEIDLGTVPMFKMVDRMRTALNEEDVSLLILCNRKSRIDSFISACSQSISPVYKTSEKVWFALLSEFRKGGMAETSFIGLDSHPRRLFCPECGLATSCRHTVG; encoded by the coding sequence ATGGCATTCCTCACTGAGCGGGATTTGGACCTGTTTCTGGTGATGAGCCTCGGCGTGGCCAGGCTTGACATGATCAGTCGGTTCCTCAAAGAGGCGGGGTACGAGATAACCGAGAGCGCCCTCCTGAAGAGGCTGTCGATCCTGAAGAAAGCCAGGTACGTAGCAAGCTACCGGTATAACGAACCCACGAAGCACGGTACCTTCGCTGTTTACTCACTGACGGAGAAATCAGTGAGGGAGCTTGCTGCAATGGACCATCCCATCGAATTCATCCGTGCCGGGTTGCCCAGAAACTATTTCATGCAGCACGAGGTGGCAGTCACGGCGGTCCTCCACGCAATGGAAATTGAACGCATCAAGGGGATGTACGAATTTCACTTCCTGGATTCCTCCCGCCTCAAACAGATGGCGGACACACGGTCCCGGAAGAACGTCCCGGACCTGCGCGTGAGCTTCTCCTACCGGGACAAGACCCGTGCAGGGCCCTTCCTCTTTGAAATCGACCTTGGGACCGTACCCATGTTCAAGATGGTCGACAGGATGCGAACGGCTTTGAACGAAGAGGACGTGTCCTTGCTCATCCTGTGCAACCGCAAGTCAAGGATAGATTCGTTCATCTCTGCGTGCAGCCAATCGATATCCCCGGTCTACAAGACATCTGAAAAGGTCTGGTTTGCGTTGCTCAGTGAATTCCGCAAGGGGGGAATGGCTGAAACAAGCTTTATCGGGTTGGACAGCCACCCAAGAAGGCTCTTCTGCCCCGAATGCGGTCTTGCGACATCGTGTCGCCATACCGTCGGCTAG
- a CDS encoding DUF488 domain-containing protein, producing the protein MAGTGKSPTVYTIGHSTRSAEEFVALLRENGVTRLLDVRTLPGSRHNPQFNEEALRKTLREAGIAYEHVKGLGGLRKPRKDSPNTGWRSAGFRAYADYMLTGEFAAHLDELMERAARETVAVMCAEAVPWRCHRWLLADALTVRGVEVRHIMGEGKAQRHELTGFAKVRGGKLTYPGA; encoded by the coding sequence ATGGCCGGGACCGGGAAATCCCCCACGGTCTATACCATCGGGCATTCCACGCGAAGCGCCGAGGAGTTCGTGGCCCTGCTCAGGGAGAACGGGGTCACGCGGCTCCTTGACGTACGCACGCTTCCGGGCTCCCGGCATAACCCCCAGTTCAACGAAGAGGCCCTGAGGAAGACCCTCCGGGAGGCCGGCATCGCCTACGAGCACGTGAAGGGGCTGGGCGGGCTCCGCAAGCCCCGGAAGGACTCCCCCAACACCGGCTGGCGAAGCGCGGGTTTCCGGGCCTATGCGGACTACATGCTCACCGGGGAGTTCGCGGCGCACCTCGATGAGCTGATGGAGCGGGCCGCCCGGGAGACCGTGGCTGTCATGTGCGCAGAGGCGGTCCCCTGGCGGTGCCACCGCTGGCTCCTGGCCGACGCCCTCACGGTGCGCGGCGTGGAGGTGAGGCACATCATGGGAGAGGGCAAGGCTCAGAGGCACGAGCTTACCGGTTTCGCCAAAGTGCGGGGCGGGAAGCTCACCTATCCCGGTGCGTGA
- a CDS encoding ParB/RepB/Spo0J family partition protein, with protein sequence MPERKDVSTGKGTSMLKKMLGIPEGQKGRPPQDEPARPGQVIDLEIERIGESPHQVRRLFDKESLKFLSRSLQDNGLLQPILVRRVSGSETYDYEVIAGERRLRAAKQANWTRIPAIVKEGADRANVKVLAAVENIQREDLCIVEKTIAIGKLMEEFDNTFKVAAAVGFTRRSVERYVRIFNAVYRIERLAEFFEERAAEIDLQTAEALAGIAEKLESPIDAGAPPFQRFLDDIGEHGFKVAIRKYRERETGPRESVSCSLKETETQYILTIKCPRDSAVSPEDRRAIQKKYRLFLEKVSEKEDGEEGKPPKGHHVHEDAAPGGLFQETFIDTEKDEAESNMSMRDEREPESKEAV encoded by the coding sequence ATGCCGGAGAGAAAGGATGTTTCCACCGGGAAGGGCACATCCATGCTCAAGAAGATGCTGGGCATTCCGGAGGGGCAGAAAGGCCGGCCGCCCCAGGATGAGCCCGCACGGCCCGGGCAGGTGATCGACTTAGAGATCGAAAGAATAGGGGAGAGCCCGCACCAGGTCAGAAGGCTGTTCGACAAGGAGAGCCTGAAATTCCTCTCGCGTTCCCTCCAGGACAACGGACTGCTCCAGCCCATCCTTGTCAGGCGGGTAAGCGGCTCCGAAACGTATGATTACGAGGTCATCGCGGGTGAAAGGAGGCTGAGGGCGGCAAAGCAGGCTAACTGGACCCGCATACCCGCGATAGTCAAAGAAGGCGCCGACAGGGCCAATGTAAAGGTCCTGGCGGCCGTGGAGAACATCCAGAGAGAAGACCTGTGCATCGTGGAAAAAACGATAGCCATAGGAAAGCTCATGGAGGAATTCGACAACACCTTCAAGGTGGCGGCTGCGGTTGGGTTCACCAGAAGGAGCGTCGAGAGGTACGTGAGGATCTTCAACGCCGTCTATCGCATTGAGAGGCTGGCCGAGTTCTTTGAGGAACGCGCCGCAGAAATCGACTTGCAGACGGCCGAGGCCCTGGCAGGGATAGCGGAGAAGCTGGAAAGTCCGATAGATGCGGGTGCGCCGCCCTTCCAGAGATTCCTCGACGACATTGGCGAGCACGGCTTCAAGGTAGCCATCAGAAAGTACAGGGAAAGAGAGACGGGCCCTCGGGAGAGTGTAAGCTGCAGCCTCAAGGAGACCGAAACGCAATACATCCTGACCATAAAGTGCCCGAGGGATTCCGCTGTCTCCCCCGAGGACAGGAGAGCTATCCAGAAAAAATACCGGCTGTTCCTCGAGAAAGTCTCCGAGAAAGAAGACGGCGAGGAGGGCAAGCCTCCAAAGGGCCACCACGTGCATGAAGATGCCGCTCCCGGAGGACTCTTCCAGGAAACGTTTATCGACACGGAAAAAGACGAAGCGGAGAGTAATATGTCCATGAGGGACGAAAGAGAACCTGAGAGTAAGGAAGCTGTCTGA